One Fusarium falciforme chromosome 1, complete sequence genomic window carries:
- a CDS encoding F-box domain-containing protein, whose protein sequence is MDNYRRFELSTMPSFRTIHRIRQQLFGDAVLIDDEAALGSDSTKPEKRAIGHTATEDQSHRWTVANTNNGLVKLPTELHMMIMEHLTFGQVESLRRTCRALRGRISKPVIREVFPGIKFELLSTCYRCLCYDPLRDTLIRADESDARYPLASECLDCVAARGGFMVGRRYTLGTWASVWVCRYCGYPVTSGAAWNEPEFHRVCYRRFHWMLFYFFLVGIAQGLVTIIGSALCWGFYNKEKMVLAPTIVNFFMASWVFCLTLLRNVELRTYHWTLILELGILGLWIPPLLTILGSAQNRRGRPSPADVATIFFVVSNIMFRVVNVLGNAVLMSEYKLWRRHRPNQSPAQRALSKTAAILVFWTYPQSVEQKYPGKWWLTRRELQQV, encoded by the exons ATGGACAACTACCGAAGGTTTGAATTATCAACAATGCCGTCTTTTAGGACAATACATCGAATACGTCAACAGTTATTTGGGGACGCGGTGCTCATTGACGACGAGGCTGCGTTGGGGTCCGACTCAACAAAACCTGAGAAGAGGGCGATTGGACACACAGCAACTGAAGATCAGTCGCATCGGTGGACAGTCGCCAATACCAACAACGGCCTCGTTAAGCTCCCGACGGAGCTCCATATGATGATCATGGAGCACCTTACCTTTGGACAGGTTGAGTCCCTGCGACGGACATGCCGAGCCCTCCGAGGCCGCATCAGCAAACCCGTCATCCGCGAGGTGTTCCCAGGCATCAAGTTTGAGCTCCTGTCGACGTGCTACCGGTGCCTCTGCTACGACCCCCTGAGGGATACGCTGATCCGGGCCGACGAGTCGGACGCCCGGTATCCCTTGGCCAGCGAGTGCCTCGACTGCGTCGCCGCGAGGGGAGGCTTCATGGTCGGACGCAGGTACACCCTCGGGACGTGGGCGAGCGTCTGGGTGTGCCGATACTGCGGGTATCCCGTCACGTCTGGGGCGGCGTGGAACGAACCAGAGTTTCACCGCGTGTGCTACAGGAGGTTTCACTGGATGCTCTTTTACTTTTTCCTCGTGGGGATTGCGCAGGGTCTCGTTACGATTATAGGGTCGGCGCTGTGTTGGGGCTTTTATaacaaggagaagatggttCTGGCGCCTACGATT GTCAACTTCTTTATGGCGTCTTGGGTATTCTGCCTGACGCTGTTGAGAAACGTAGAGCTGAGGACGTACCACTGGACCTTGATACTAGAGCTTGGAATCCTAGGACTCTGGATTCCTCCCCTGCTCACGATACTCGGGAGTGCTCAGAACAGACGAGGCAGGCCGTCCCCAGCTGACGTCGCAACCATCTTTTTTGTCGTCAGCAACAT CATGTTCCGCGTCGTCAACGTTCTTGGCAACGCAGTCCTTATGTCCGAGTACAAGCTCTGGCGGCGCCACCGGCCGAACCAGTCACCGGCGCAACGAGCCCTGAGCAAGACTGCCGCCATCTTGGTCTTTTGGACGTACCCGCAGAGCGTGGAGCAAAAGTATCCGGGGAAATGGTGGTTGACGAGGCGAGAGCTGCAGCAGGTGTGA